In Desulfosporosinus youngiae DSM 17734, the genomic stretch CTACTATGACTGCTTCCCGCATAGTTTCACATCACCCTTCTTTTCTAATTCTCATGTGTCAATAAAACTCTGAATTTTCTGTCCATTCATTTTCCAGAGCATTGCAAATCCCATGCCACTTAGATCTAAGCTTAACCTCAACAGTCTATGACCCCTTACTCAGGCTTAAAACTCTTTTTATTACACTGCCTCAATCAGGAGACTCCTTCTCAAGGAAGGGGAATGCAACCCTGTCCTCTGTTGTCCTCAATGACGGACAGTTGACAACACACTACATACTTTGTCTTGCTCATCCGACACTCATTACCAGAGAAACATTGTTTTTTTTATTGGCACTAAAATTGCAGTGTAAATGTATTTAAATATTCTGAAATAAGGAACTAACCTAAGTTTGTTACATTTTAGTTCCTTCCGGGGATGAAAAACTCCCCAATAAGAGGAGGTAAACCAATTGGATTTTGAATTATCGGAAGAACAGAGAGCCTTTCAAAGCCTGGCCTACAAATTTGCCCTCAAAGAATTCCCCCCTTTCGCCCAAGTATGTGATCGGGAGGAAAAATATCCGAGAGAAGTCTGGCAAAAGGCCTGTGAAGCAGGACTGGTCGGAATTGCCATTCCTGAGGAATACGGCGGACCCGGCGCCGGCTGGATGGAAACAGCTTTAGTCACCGAGCAGCTCTCGCGAATAGACCTAGGTCTCGGCTTAGCTGCCGTCGCTGCAACCTTTGGGGCAGAAAACATCATCAACTATGGCAGCGAAGAACAAAAGCAAACTTATCTGCCCTTGCTTCCTGCCGGTAAAGCAATCTTTGCCGGTGCTTACACCGAGCCAAATGCCGGAAGCGATGTGGCAGGAACTGCCACCCGGGCTGTCAAAGATGGTTCCGACTATATTATTAACGGCAGTAAAACTTTCATCACGAACGGAACGATTTGTGACTATATGGTCGCCCTATGCGTGACAAACCCCGAGTCGCCTAAGAAAACCCAGCGCCACAGCCTGATCATTGTTGATGCCAATACTCCGGGAATTACCAGGATGAAAATCCATGGAAAAATGGGAATCAGATCCTCAGATACTGCCGAAATCACTTTCGAAGATGTGCGGGTTCCTCAAAAGAATCTTGTCGGCAAAGAAGGCAACGGCTTCTACCAATTAATGCATTTCTTTGATCAGACGCGCATCATGGTAGCCTCACAAGGACTGGGTCTAGCTCAAGGAGCTTTAGATTTAGCCATTAAATATGTGCAGGAGCGTAAAACCTTCGGGCTTCCTCTGGCCGCCAATCAAGCGATACAGTTCCAATTGGCAGAAATGGCCACACGAATAGAATTGGCCCGCAACATAATCTATAAAGCTGCCTGGAAAGCTGACAACGGTCAGTTAGATCCTGCTCTCAACGCTATGGCCAAATTCTATGCCGGAGAAACGGCGGTCTGGGTGACTGATAAAGCCCTGCAAATGCACGGTGGCTATGGCTATATTGACGAATATGATATTCAGCGTTTCTATCGAGATGCTAAAATTCTGGAGATTTATGAAGGGGCTAAGGAGATCGAGAAAATAACCATCGCTAAGAGACTCTTTTAACTCGCTCAGCTAAAGAAACAGGGGGACAGGTGCATTGTTTCGTTTTGACGAAACAGCACACCTGTCCCCCTGTTTTCATTCTGAAATCATTTACATTATTCAACCTCCCTCTTTGAGGTTCTGTGTCTCCTTTATAACTGTTGAATTCAGGAGAGCCTTGTGGCTCTCCCTATTAAATTCATTAATATTTCCCAAATTCTTGATCACTTAAAGCGATTCTTGACTTACTGCTTGTTTTCGCTGCCTCGGCATTCCCCCGATTCTTTGAACTATTCTCCTGTTTCTTTTGAGACATATTTTCTAACATGCGTAAAACATCCGGGTTCATATGCTCAAGGCCTCTATAGGCAGAGCCCGTAGTTTTCTTAAGTTTGAACCTACTAACCTGTTCTCTTAACAGTTCAGCTTGACTTGATAATTCTTCACTCGCAGCGGCACTCTCTTCCGACGTCGCCGAATTCGTCTGTACAACATCTGAGACTTGCAAAATCCCTTGATTCACTTGATTAATTCCTAACGCTTGTTCATTGGATGCAGTAGCGATTTCCCCCACAAGATTTGTGGTTTTTGAAACGTCTTCAACGATTTGGT encodes the following:
- a CDS encoding acyl-CoA dehydrogenase family protein, which gives rise to MDFELSEEQRAFQSLAYKFALKEFPPFAQVCDREEKYPREVWQKACEAGLVGIAIPEEYGGPGAGWMETALVTEQLSRIDLGLGLAAVAATFGAENIINYGSEEQKQTYLPLLPAGKAIFAGAYTEPNAGSDVAGTATRAVKDGSDYIINGSKTFITNGTICDYMVALCVTNPESPKKTQRHSLIIVDANTPGITRMKIHGKMGIRSSDTAEITFEDVRVPQKNLVGKEGNGFYQLMHFFDQTRIMVASQGLGLAQGALDLAIKYVQERKTFGLPLAANQAIQFQLAEMATRIELARNIIYKAAWKADNGQLDPALNAMAKFYAGETAVWVTDKALQMHGGYGYIDEYDIQRFYRDAKILEIYEGAKEIEKITIAKRLF